In one window of Pseudodesulfovibrio sediminis DNA:
- the mqnE gene encoding aminofutalosine synthase MqnE has protein sequence MQIFKSDYFKNMGLGGVRAKVENGERLSFEDGLRLFECPEPLAVGALAHQMRIRLHGDKAFYVVNQHVNYTNICINGCVFCAYQREEGQDGGFVLSKEDVMVKLDGAALTPREVHIVGGCHPKLPLAYFEDILSAIKERYPDVILKCFTAVEIAHFARLEKTTTKDVLSRLKTAGLDMLPGGGAEIFNQSIREQLCPRKSTAEEWLAVHEEAHALDMKTNCTMLFGHIETMEDRVDHLVRLRESQDRGGGYTCFIPLPFLTENSQLSIENPLTGLEELRTIAISRLMLDNIPHIKAYWVMLGVKQAQAALKFGADDFDGTVVEEKIGHEAGATSEQGMTRIELEEMITGCGCTPVERDGFFNEV, from the coding sequence ATGCAAATTTTCAAAAGCGATTACTTCAAGAATATGGGCCTTGGTGGCGTTCGGGCCAAAGTAGAAAACGGCGAGCGACTCTCCTTCGAGGATGGCCTGCGCCTGTTCGAATGTCCCGAACCTTTGGCCGTAGGCGCACTGGCGCATCAGATGCGTATCCGCTTGCACGGGGACAAGGCGTTTTATGTGGTCAACCAGCACGTCAATTACACCAATATCTGCATCAACGGATGTGTCTTCTGCGCCTATCAGCGCGAAGAAGGCCAGGACGGCGGTTTCGTGTTGTCAAAGGAAGACGTCATGGTCAAGCTCGACGGAGCCGCTCTGACACCCCGTGAAGTGCACATCGTTGGCGGCTGTCATCCCAAGCTCCCCCTCGCCTACTTCGAGGACATCCTGTCCGCTATAAAGGAACGCTATCCGGACGTCATTCTCAAATGCTTCACTGCGGTCGAGATCGCCCATTTCGCACGACTGGAAAAAACGACAACAAAGGATGTACTCTCCCGCCTCAAGACGGCAGGACTGGACATGCTCCCCGGCGGCGGAGCCGAAATTTTCAATCAATCCATTCGCGAGCAACTCTGCCCGCGCAAGTCAACAGCCGAAGAATGGCTGGCGGTACACGAAGAAGCCCACGCGCTGGATATGAAGACCAACTGCACCATGCTCTTCGGCCATATAGAGACCATGGAAGACCGTGTCGATCATCTAGTCCGCCTGCGTGAATCCCAGGACCGTGGCGGCGGCTACACCTGCTTCATCCCCCTCCCCTTCCTGACCGAAAACAGCCAATTGAGCATCGAGAATCCCCTTACCGGACTGGAAGAATTGCGCACCATCGCCATTTCCCGCCTCATGCTCGACAACATCCCGCACATCAAGGCGTACTGGGTCATGCTCGGTGTGAAGCAGGCACAGGCCGCCCTCAAGTTCGGCGCGGACGATTTTGACGGCACGGTCGTTGAAGAAAAGATCGGGCATGAAGCCGGAGCCACCTCTGAACAAGGCATGACGCGCATCGAGCTTGAAGAAATGATCACAGGGTGCGGATGCACCCCCGTTGAACGCGACGGCTTCTTCAACGAGGTATAA
- a CDS encoding 1,4-dihydroxy-6-naphthoate synthase → MSRTTTLGYSPCPNDTYIFHALATGLVQWPGELHVTLVDVEELNGKASRGELDVVKVSVAAAADILDEYVLLRAGGAMGFGVGPILVAGKECALADLDGATVAIPGRKTTANLLFGLACREAGISVKLKEMVFDEIMQAVEAGEVAAGVLIHEGRFTYQEQGLFRVLDLGAWWEEHTGQPIPLGAIAIKRALGEDTARAMNEAIRASLTIARDNPTIGAGYIKEHAQEMDDDVIKTHIKTFVTDYSMDVGEGGMAAVKRLLSEAGCTRNDIFIAL, encoded by the coding sequence ATGTCTCGAACAACGACTCTCGGATATTCCCCCTGCCCCAATGATACGTATATATTTCATGCCCTGGCCACAGGGCTTGTCCAATGGCCCGGTGAGCTGCATGTCACGCTTGTGGACGTGGAAGAACTGAACGGGAAGGCTTCACGTGGAGAGCTTGATGTGGTGAAGGTCTCCGTGGCTGCCGCAGCCGACATCCTTGATGAGTATGTCCTGCTCCGGGCTGGCGGTGCCATGGGCTTTGGCGTGGGGCCGATTCTGGTGGCAGGAAAGGAGTGTGCCCTGGCCGATCTTGACGGCGCAACAGTGGCCATTCCTGGGCGCAAAACCACGGCAAATCTGCTTTTCGGGCTGGCCTGCCGCGAAGCCGGAATTTCGGTCAAGCTGAAAGAGATGGTTTTTGACGAGATCATGCAGGCTGTGGAGGCGGGAGAAGTGGCCGCAGGTGTGCTTATTCATGAGGGGCGCTTTACCTATCAGGAGCAGGGATTGTTTCGTGTGCTTGATCTGGGCGCCTGGTGGGAAGAGCATACCGGCCAGCCCATTCCACTCGGGGCCATTGCCATCAAGCGCGCTCTGGGAGAGGATACAGCCCGGGCCATGAACGAGGCCATTCGGGCGAGTCTGACGATTGCACGGGATAATCCGACCATAGGTGCGGGGTATATCAAGGAACACGCGCAGGAGATGGATGATGACGTCATCAAGACGCACATCAAGACCTTTGTCACGGATTACAGCATGGACGTGGGCGAGGGCGGGATGGCTGCCGTGAAGCGCCTGCTGTCCGAAGCCGGCTGTACCCGGAATGATATTTTCATTGCCCTTTAA
- a CDS encoding ABC-type transport auxiliary lipoprotein family protein yields the protein MKRHHILLLLLAVSLVTTACVKLGGKPLDKKYYQITPVRTAAPAPQSYDFVLKVRRLSISDLYNTRELIYRQPQGRIESDFYSMFFVPPSNMLTTELKKWLNESGLFSHIIEPGSMVVPGLTLEGVVNSLYGDYTGNTPAAIVEMQFFVVDESTANNVIVFSNTYTQRIGFDTPNPQALIEAMTTGVQTIYTDLENDLSAAQLNK from the coding sequence ATGAAACGCCACCATATCCTTCTCCTCTTACTGGCCGTGTCTCTGGTGACCACCGCCTGCGTCAAGCTGGGCGGCAAGCCTCTGGACAAGAAGTATTACCAGATCACCCCTGTACGTACTGCCGCCCCCGCCCCCCAGAGCTACGACTTTGTGCTCAAGGTCAGACGTCTGTCGATCTCGGACCTCTATAACACCCGTGAGTTGATCTACCGCCAACCCCAGGGGCGTATCGAATCGGATTTCTACAGCATGTTCTTCGTGCCCCCGAGCAATATGCTCACCACCGAACTGAAAAAATGGCTCAATGAATCAGGGCTGTTCTCGCACATCATCGAGCCGGGGAGCATGGTGGTCCCCGGACTGACCCTGGAAGGGGTTGTCAACTCGCTCTATGGCGACTATACCGGCAACACACCAGCCGCAATCGTGGAGATGCAATTTTTTGTCGTGGACGAATCCACGGCAAACAATGTCATTGTTTTCTCCAACACATACACCCAGCGCATCGGCTTTGACACTCCGAATCCGCAGGCTCTCATTGAAGCCATGACAACGGGTGTCCAGACAATTTACACTGACCTTGAAAACGACCTGTCAGCAGCACAGCTGAACAAATAA
- the mqnC gene encoding cyclic dehypoxanthinyl futalosine synthase, with protein sequence MAINIISQKILDGGRIDFDEAMELYTKADFHDLGHLAHQVRLAKHPDPNVTYVVDRNINYSNICVCCCKFCAFYKGLDEEGGYVLTYEEIGQKIQETLDLGGTQILMQGGHHPDLPLSWYEDMLRYIKQNYTVHIHAFSPPEIVFWSEKEGIPTAEVIERLHKAGLDSIPGGGAEILVDEVRSAVAPNKCPAGQWLGVMEEAHHLGLRTTATMMFGHAETPAQRLEHLFSVRNTQDRTGGFTAFIPWTFQPDYTQLPHCRKLTSVEYLRTLAVSRLVLDNVDNIQVSWVTMGPKIAQLALYFGGNDFGSTMIEENVVKAAGVAFRLTREEIHRLVHAAGFVPRQRTMDYTLLEND encoded by the coding sequence ATGGCAATCAACATCATTTCCCAAAAGATTCTTGACGGTGGCCGCATTGATTTCGATGAGGCGATGGAGCTTTACACCAAAGCAGATTTCCATGATCTGGGTCACCTCGCACACCAGGTCAGATTGGCAAAGCATCCTGACCCAAACGTGACCTATGTCGTGGATCGGAACATCAACTATTCCAATATCTGTGTTTGCTGCTGCAAATTCTGCGCGTTCTACAAGGGGCTGGACGAAGAAGGCGGCTACGTACTGACCTATGAAGAAATAGGCCAAAAAATTCAGGAAACGCTTGATCTTGGCGGAACACAAATCCTCATGCAGGGCGGACACCACCCGGACCTACCGCTCTCCTGGTATGAGGATATGCTCCGCTACATCAAGCAGAACTACACGGTCCACATCCACGCGTTCTCTCCGCCCGAGATCGTTTTCTGGAGCGAAAAGGAAGGCATTCCTACCGCAGAAGTTATCGAGCGGCTGCACAAGGCCGGATTGGACTCCATCCCTGGTGGTGGTGCGGAAATCCTGGTGGACGAGGTCCGTTCCGCTGTAGCCCCTAATAAATGTCCTGCCGGTCAATGGCTTGGCGTCATGGAAGAAGCCCACCACTTGGGGCTGCGCACGACCGCCACAATGATGTTTGGCCACGCAGAGACACCCGCCCAACGACTGGAGCATCTCTTTTCCGTACGCAACACACAGGATCGCACCGGTGGGTTCACGGCGTTTATTCCATGGACATTCCAACCGGACTACACGCAGCTGCCGCATTGCCGCAAACTAACAAGCGTGGAATATCTCCGCACCCTTGCCGTATCTCGACTGGTGCTGGACAATGTGGACAATATCCAGGTTTCCTGGGTCACCATGGGGCCGAAAATCGCCCAACTCGCCCTCTATTTCGGCGGCAATGATTTTGGGTCTACCATGATTGAAGAGAACGTGGTCAAAGCCGCTGGTGTCGCTTTCAGGCTCACCCGCGAAGAAATACACCGGCTGGTACACGCGGCCGGTTTCGTGCCCAGACAACGCACCATGGATTACACGCTGCTGGAGAACGACTAA
- a CDS encoding DMT family transporter: MEVEQDKTRAFIALWAAVTLWASSFIALKFAFQRFDPMVVIFGRMFVASVCFLLVFKRFKNIDYRPGDWKLLLFMGICEPGFYFVFEALALTKTDASQAGMICALLPLMVAVAARFILKEQLTRRTVTGFSLAIAGAIILSVAAESTETASNPLLGNFLEFMAMICACGYMIAMKRLMPRYSSWFLTMIQAFVGAIFFFPLLFLPSTTLPTSFDLTGIATILYLGVFVTILAYGLYNYGMSKIPTGQASSFINLIPVITLALGWLLLNERLNWIQYAASILVIIGVYVSQEKSSKKKVTA, translated from the coding sequence GTGGAAGTTGAGCAAGATAAGACAAGGGCATTTATCGCCCTCTGGGCTGCGGTCACACTCTGGGCGAGTTCTTTCATCGCCCTGAAATTCGCCTTCCAGAGATTTGACCCCATGGTGGTCATCTTTGGTCGCATGTTCGTGGCATCAGTATGTTTTCTGCTGGTCTTCAAACGGTTCAAGAATATTGATTACCGTCCTGGGGACTGGAAGCTGCTGCTGTTCATGGGAATCTGCGAACCAGGATTCTATTTTGTTTTTGAAGCACTGGCGCTGACCAAGACAGACGCTTCGCAGGCTGGCATGATCTGCGCCCTGCTCCCGCTCATGGTCGCCGTGGCCGCCCGTTTCATTTTGAAGGAGCAGCTGACCCGCCGCACCGTAACAGGCTTCTCTCTGGCAATAGCCGGCGCAATAATACTGTCTGTTGCGGCAGAATCAACGGAAACAGCGTCCAATCCGCTGCTCGGTAATTTTCTGGAATTCATGGCCATGATCTGTGCCTGCGGATACATGATCGCCATGAAAAGACTCATGCCCCGCTACAGCTCCTGGTTCCTGACAATGATTCAGGCTTTTGTGGGAGCCATATTCTTTTTCCCGCTGCTCTTCCTGCCCTCAACCACCCTTCCTACTTCCTTTGATTTGACGGGCATCGCCACGATTCTCTATCTGGGGGTCTTCGTAACCATCCTGGCATACGGGCTCTACAACTACGGCATGTCCAAGATTCCGACAGGACAGGCCTCATCCTTCATCAACCTCATTCCGGTCATCACACTGGCATTGGGCTGGCTACTGCTCAACGAGCGCCTCAACTGGATTCAGTACGCCGCGAGCATTCTGGTCATCATCGGCGTCTACGTCAGCCAGGAGAAATCCTCAAAGAAGAAAGTGACCGCTTAA
- the yjgA gene encoding ribosome biogenesis factor YjgA, with protein MSKKKRNYRPEEFDEVDDRPSRTRMKKDSAELQKLGLALAALGDTVVKEAGLPPEVEEALLRIKTISKHEAKRRHLQYVGKLMRTFNTGHVREIVEAAEAGHSINTAEFHRLEALRDRLVDGDDDLLQELFDQYPEEGQRLRQLTLSVRRAKAKGKPAKDSRTLFKFLRNLPPAPEK; from the coding sequence ATGAGCAAGAAGAAACGCAATTACCGCCCCGAAGAATTCGACGAGGTCGATGACCGTCCAAGTCGTACCAGAATGAAAAAGGACAGCGCCGAGTTGCAAAAACTCGGACTGGCTCTCGCCGCTCTTGGCGATACCGTGGTCAAGGAAGCCGGCCTGCCGCCCGAAGTGGAGGAAGCTCTTCTCCGCATCAAGACCATCTCCAAACACGAAGCCAAGCGCAGACACCTGCAATATGTAGGCAAGCTCATGCGTACCTTTAACACTGGACATGTACGTGAAATAGTTGAAGCAGCTGAAGCGGGACACTCCATCAATACCGCTGAATTCCATCGCCTTGAAGCCCTGCGAGACAGACTGGTGGACGGCGACGACGACTTGTTGCAGGAACTGTTCGACCAGTACCCGGAAGAAGGGCAACGACTGCGTCAGCTTACCCTGAGTGTACGCAGGGCCAAAGCCAAGGGGAAACCAGCCAAGGATTCGCGCACCCTTTTCAAATTCCTTCGCAACCTGCCCCCGGCACCTGAAAAATAA